In Hemicordylus capensis ecotype Gifberg chromosome 4, rHemCap1.1.pri, whole genome shotgun sequence, the genomic window cccgaGTAGGCAGGGCCGCTAACGGCCCAGTTTGGGTCTTCTTcgacccagtttgggcctctacgcatgcatggaggccattttagtgacctccacacatgcacagaggtcacacaatttgcatggtcacacaaatggtttctgtgcatgcgtggaggtcactaaaatggcctccatgtgtggAGTTCAGAGGCTCGAACTGGACCAAATAAGGCCCGAACCGGTGGCCCTGCCTACTCTGAGGGAcgccagcggtgggggggggtgccacCTCCCCCCCTACAACCACAGCCACCAGCACCTGTAAGCAGTTACTTACTCCCCTCTCAACCActctacccttaggcaagccctccctgcccctttactggtaatcATTGGATTCccctcattggattcccctttaccagtagaactctgaactggttctaaccagcttggttcaaactcaaaccgggtCTGGTATGACCAGGccccaaaccaaaccagcaaaaccagttttgtgcacaaccctagttccTACTTGCTGAACCATGCTTGTGATTGCTTTGGAGCATGCTGGTTGCTACATGGATTTGCTCAACCCACAGTCTCAATTTCAGTATATTTGAATGTGCAAAATGGCCCTCTTGGCAAGGTGGGTAGGAGAGAAGagatccttctcctttccccataATATTgcttttttcattttgttttcttgGTGGTATCAGTTGTGATGGGATATCATATGGTGGACTGATGCTAAAGATCTAAGAACACTTTTGGCATGTTTAGTATACTtgctaagtaggggtgtgcagaactggtttgactggttcctacttgaactggactggctcCTCAAAAAGGTGaccagtccaagttcgaaccggACTGGGCCTAGTCCGATTCAGACCGGTTCAACCCAGTACAAGGGCTATGCTTTTAAAGggcaatctggtgaggattcccctttacaagcaaaggggtgggggaatcctttaagaATGTTTTAAGGGGGAATCCTTACCGAATTTcgctttacaagcatagcctttGAAGCAGGTCAAAGCGGGTTGATCCAGTTCAACTCAGTTCAATGAACTGGATTACTAGTTGGTCTGATCAAACCGGCTTGCAGAccagtggtttggttcgaattcataCCGAACTGCCttaactggttccgtgcacacccctgttgCTAAGAGTGTGCTATGAGCAGATATTTGTCATTCAAATCTCTTCTCAATCATGAACTCACTGGTGGCCTtaagcagggctggcccaagccTTCCCCTCGTGCCTCAGGCAGTAGGGCAAGGCCCATCCGTTCCCACACTACCCAGGACTAGAGGCTggtgggcattattattattattattattattattattattattattattaattcaatttctataccgcccttccaaaaatggctcagggtggtttacacagagaaataataaataaataagatggctccctgtccccaaagggctcacattctaaaaagaaacaaaggatagacaccagcaacagtcactggaggtactgtgtgctgggggtggacagggccagttactctcctcctgctaaataaagagaatcactagagtaaaaggtgcctctttgccaagttagcactaGTCAGCCAGGCAAGCCCTTAGGCAAGCCATCACCTCGCTGTACATACAATTGGGGATAATAgcactgacctaccttacagggtcaTAGTAAGGGTTATTGAAATAATGTATATCAAATGTTTTGGACACTTAAACTGTACTTTATAAATTCTACATGCTGTTTTTTGCAAACTCACAGAATCACTGCCGTTTGGGGGCAAATGTGGGAGAATTTTTCCCCAAGTTAGATAAATATGATAATCAGCAACCTTCCACAAATTAccagcaaatgtgtgtgtgtgggagggggggcgggggggggggggaacctaaaGATGGAAAACATAAACACCCTTCTAACCCATTGATATTGCCAGATTCTGCCAAGCCTTTAATTATCTTCTGTCTGAAACTTGGCATTCAAGTGCACTTTCCCAGAAGCCAACATCAAAAAAGAGAACAGTGAGAACAGTGGTTTATCTTTATATTGTTTCCCAAACAAAAAAAGAGTATACAAAACAGCCTCTCTTCCTCCACACATTGCTTTCTTTGCCACATCTGGAGACATCTGTTCCCCAGCATGAGAAGGATGCTCTTAAGGTCTCTGAGTCTGTAGAGGGACTGGAGGATTTTTGAAGACTGTATTCAGCTGCACAGATCATCTGCTTAGTTTTAAATGCTGAATTTTTTATTTGCAAGGGAGCTGAGAGATGTAGAAGGAAAGCAGTTGGGATATATTAGCTCACAGCAATGCCTCACAGTGCTAATTTAGGAGACTGATTTCCAAATGGGAGTGGTGGGTGCAGCTTTGCAAAGGAGTTCCATGAAAAAGAGTACAATGCACACACCAGCCTAGTTGCTAGGCTTACCTGTTTCTACCTGTTTGCACATACCTGTATGCCGCAGGGTGGATTGAGCAATGGATCTGGCAACCTACTTATCCAGAAGGAATTGCTGCTTGCCCCAGACAAGTGAGTGAGTACCTAGCTGAAACATTGCTGTAGCAGATTCTTGGAAACTTGCAGATATATCTTTATGGTGTAGTATCATGATCTTCATGTTAAGGTGGATGGAGGTTGATGCTTGACTATAGCTACCTAGTCAGTTCTGGTTGAGTTGTGATTCCAACTGGGGACTCCTTGGCTATAGGTCACACTTTCAGCCAACATTGTTATACCATCTGTTACACATTTGTAAGTTCTGTCAAAATCATGGGATTACTTCCAGTTAAATAGGCATATGCTGCTAGCTCCCATGGGCACATCTGCATAGAGGTTTTTATAAGGCCCATATATATGAGAATCTTCAGACTGGCCCCCAGCTGCCTGCACTTCAGACAAAGCAATGTCATCTAAGTATAGCCCAGGTGAAGGCTCCATCTGCACCATATTTCTTTAAACCCATAACAAGTATGGCCTTGgcatgttttttttaatagatAGGAATGAACAGTAGAAGTGGAGGCTCTGGAGAACAATTCTAAAGCTTACCCCCACCCATTTCACCAAGCGCTGAGTCTGATTCCAGGTGGAACACACTTTTTCCATTCACTGGGAAATACTACTATAAGCCATTACAGCTCTTTAAAGAACACCTGCTGTCTGTTtataccaccccccccccacactttttttccttttcaaaaatagAACTTTGTGAAATAGGATCCATATCCTGCAGACCAACCATTTGTTCTCTGGTCTCTTCctggttttaaaaaatgcttcctgGACAAGTGTTTCCTGAGACACAATTCCTCCATGTGTTCATTCAAACTCCCCCTTTCTGAGACCAAAGCACAAAATTATGATGGAAGCACAAAAATACTGGTAATGGGACTGTTTATCTGCTCTGCTCCCCCATCCCAAGCTCTTGTATAAGGGCTTGAAATCTCAACTGAAAACCAGTTGTAGAGAAGGATCAAAGGAATACATTCCATTATTCGTCTTCTCTAATTTCCTTTAAGTGCCTATTGAGGAACCATGGCCAATTTTACCCCTCTTAAAACTGAGGATGATCAAATTTATGGAATTTCTGTGTTCTATGTGGATTTTTATGTCCCCACCTTCCATGGGCTGGTCTTTGTTGGCCTTTGGTGGTTCACTTGGTCTCTAGCAAACACAGTCCTTCCatggtttgtgtgtttgtgttttaaatttccccATTTGCAATTATACTCTGTTGGAACTATTCCTCTCTGTCCATGGTGCTCACATCTCTTGTCAACTTATTCAACTTCTGTCCAGCTGGAATCATTTAGCAATACCACAGTCTTTGAATCAAGTCTAATAAATCAAACTTCTCTATACAAATCCTTTGCTTGTTTTTCAAGTTCCTTGCTACTCTTCTGCCCTTTGTGATTGCATCTTGTAGAATTGTGCTGGCAACATGCAAGACCAAACATAGTACAAACATTAATGATTTGGCAGTGATTTTCTCTGCACAGGACCCTGGAGCTGCTTCATATAGCCCAGCTGCTGCTTTAAACCAAGAAATACTGGGTGATCGTAGAATCatggaattttagagttggaagggacccctTGTTCGGTGCAGGAAACTACTACAGCAGTGTTTCCCAatctggggtcctccagatgttgctgaactacaactcccagcatccatagCTAcagcttattgtggctggggatgctgggagttgcagttcagcaacatctggaggacccccgGTTGGGAGCCACTGTACTACAGCATCCCTGCCAGTTGGCCATTCAGTCcatgtttgaaaacctctagtgaaagactgcacaactttggccctccatatgttcttggactacagttcccatcatccccagacacagcggccaatagtcagagatgatggcggttgtagtccaacatctgcagaagggccaaagttgtacagccctgctctagcAAATGAGAGAGTCTGCCACTGCACAAAGTAGGCTCTCGCAGTTAGGAAATTTGCTGTGATGTCTAGCCTAAATTTGCTTCCCTGCAATTTTGCCAGTTGGTTCTAGTCCTGACTTCTGGAACAACAAAGTCTGCTCCTCCCTCTATCTAGTGCTCTTGACTGGAAGCTGTTTGCTTCCGATCTTCATGCTGCTATTACATGGTGACCTGTAGGAAGAACAATTTGTGGTAGTATGGTGAACATGATTGGTTCTCCATGCAACTGCAGACAAGTTGTTCTCCCCTGCAGAAATCTCAACACACTTTTGATTAAACTGGGCGTCTTTTATCTCGTTAGTGTTATGAAATCTGCCTGGAAAGCTTGAACTGAAAGCAATTTTAAGTGCAACCCTCACTGGCAAGAACAATCAAAACTGTAATTAATATGAGTCTTGTCTCTACCAAACCCGGACATACCTTCCCCTTGTCGATGCCTTTGgttctttatttcattttgtcTCTTTTTCTATCTACTTGATTGATAGCTGCAGCTGTATAGAGTTTTTCTGTGTCTTCTCCATTGTTTCGGTTGTTCTTCAACAACTAATTGAAATATCACCTGTTTAATAATAATCTAGGCTGATGTTATTTCTGGGTTATAACTATGGCTCAGGGGATAAATATAATCCCAGTGAAGACTGCACCTACGCTTATTGACAGATGGTCTCCACCACAACTTTAGAAGGGGTATGGCAACACAACTTTCTACCACGTAAACTAAAAGTATAGATCAGAAGCTGAATCATAATGTTCTGATGAACCAAGTAACCAAGACTAAAATAGAACAAAAGAGTTTACTTTTTCAGTTATATAGTGCTCCATCAGAGGAGACAGACTGTTGTAATCTCTGTGCGCTCTAACTCAGTCTTGAGTGGGAGGACCGAAGTGTCTCCACAGTCTATGAGAGTGTTAGCAGCTACAATGAGTGAAAGCAGAGCAAGACCACTATCACATCTTTGTATCTGTCTACCACCATTAACACAgcaagactgtgagccctttctcatgagcaatgAGAAAATGCAAGAGGGCTAGTGGgaaggaagcctttaaaagcttgcctccccgcagacgatccggTTCTATCATTTGGGTGGGcccatcacctgcccagacaattactggctgctgccagtcgctccgagggttggggtgccatATGCATTGCCTTACGTTGCCTTGCCCCTTGGAGctctcataatgcactgcacgagcagGAGCCCTgcagattgggcccaatcccagtggtacacacagatgtgcaaaaccaggctgggctcccttaacccaattttgcacgtgcatgtgaatagcttcaatatcaTACACTGAGCTTTGATCATCCAGCACCACCATCACAGAATCTAACAATACATTTTATAGTGATTTACACAATTTTATTTACATAATTTATATCCTCTTTCTACCCAACATTGGGTgcccagggcagctcacaataaaaagaaagtaagaaaaacaaaatagtgaTTTAGATTTCAAGAAAGGGAGCAGCCATACGATAGGAAGCAACAGCACGACCATATTATAATAGGACTTAAGCCCCTTTCACACAGAACCTAAGATATGTGAAGATGGTTTGGTCTTAGGTTGTGGTCCCAAGTGGTGAGGCTGTAATTTGTTCTGGTTCAAGAAGACAGGAAAGGCTAAGTTGTGAGCCAGTGCCTCTGTATTTGAAATATCACTTCATCTCAAAAAATGGGAAGAGTGAACTCTGGTTCAATGCAGATGGCAGGCAAGATATTTCACTAACAATTTAAACTATTTGTCTCCTACACATATGGCAGTCATCCTctgttttctcttcctttccagaactcatttctctttctccctcttacaATGCTGCACTGGAATGTTTTTCAAGTTGGTCATTGTCAGCTTACCATGTGCTAACCCTTGCTAGCACCAGGGGTGTGCTCCTTGTTAACTGTAGCAGGAAGGGTCATGAGCACTCCCATTCTGTTACACAGGTCTTGGAAGAAATGGAGCACATACTTGGCACAGAGGGATATTTTGGGTTCCATCTGAGGTGGTCCAGTGCTAAGGACAATTCCTGAGAGTTgccattattttaattaattaatcaattaattaattaaccactaccgaagtctctaggcggtttacagcataacacaaaccaagaataaaataaaccaagaattttacagttaaaacataaaatcagattaaaatatccataataacaccaactaactaaaaagcttggctgaagagatgtgtcttcagttattTCCTAAAgatcaacagggatggagcattCTAGCCTCATCAGGAATTGCAtttcacagtcctggggcaaccacagagaaggcatagctttgagttgccaccagacgagctggtggcatcctcagacaaacctcccctgaagatcttaataggcggcggaattcataacgaagaaggcatcCTCTTATTGAAACTTTCAATAGAattgttattttgttattttatatttgactgcattacacacacacatacacacacaccaacttCAATTCAAACTTCCTGAAGTAACCAATTCAATATCTCCTGCAGTGCATGGTTCTGACAATTCTattctgttttttcttcttctcccacaGGCCTACCTAAGAACAATAGATGTTAAGATCCTACAGCAGCTAATGGCAGTGAACGAGGGCATAGAGACTGTCAAGTGGCTACTAGAGGAGAAAGGAATGCTGACCAGCCACTGCAGCAGCCTCAACAGCAGCCAGTACAGCCTAGTGGAAAGTCAAGAGACATCCCGACGGGGCAGCTGGAACAGCCTGCAGGACCCTAATGACAAGCTGGACAGTATCTCCATTGGAAGCTATTTGGACACACTGGCTGATGATATGGATGAGTATGGACAAGGCTCTTCCGTAGAACCCATAATGTCATCAACCCCAGGCAGACCCTTGGCTAGAGCTGAGCTGGATAAATCAAAGACTGACTCAGACAGGGCCCTTCCTGCCAAGAATGTAATCAAAGAGCAGGACAAAAGCAAAGCATATCACGAGAGGGTCCCCAGTTTGGTTAAAAACCCAGGCTCCAATGAGCAAAACAGAGCTGTCACTCAGTCACTGCCAATGGCCAATGGGCTTTTGGGCAGACAAGTCCCAGGGTTGGAGCAAAGTGTTGAGGCGAAATTCACTCCAGCAGCTACAGAGAGGTCAAGCAAAAGTAGTCCTACAGCAAAGGCCTCCAGGAATAACAAAGTTGATGTGGAGAACTGCAAACTGAATAGCAGGAGGCACTTGGAGTATGATGCCCACTGGCACTGGGTTCAATCTCAAGATGATGTGACATTCTTGTAGCCTCCAAAGAAAAACCATACAGGTCAAAGATGATGGGCTCAGGGACTCACATGATTAATTTTTTTGCACTTTGGTCTGCAAACACTACTTtccttgccaaaatggctgctttgGTTTGACCAGATGTGTGGGCACACTTGCTGGCAGATACAGCAGGTTGTACCAAACTGGTTACATTGTCCTTCCTTGACATTAACCCCAAGAACCAGTATCATGATGTCAAGTGATTCCACTGCTCTGAGGGAAGTGTTTGGGCCCTTGCATCCCTCAGCCTTGTGCAATAACTGAATACCTTCCACCTCCTGTCATGGTCTGCCTCTGGGCATATGCTTACTACCCCCAGTTTCAAAGAAGTACATTCACCTTGATGGCAATTAAGGACCTCACACATTCATGCAGCCACTTCCTTTCTTTGGAAAACATATTCCCCCTTTCCTGTTCAAGTTAACTGAGCATTATccaaggtgtttttgttttttaaaaacagaaccagAATAATTTCTTTGACACAATTTCTGTTTTCATCACATTCATTACACTCTGCTCTGATGTGGGATTATCTCTCTTTGCTTGCTATTTCAATACCGTTTTTGTGTTTAAGAAGGTAATGAGGAAGTACAATGAAATCCACAAATTCATTTGCCACACCAACCATAGTAAGGGTCTTTTCATTTCTGGCAAGTATGAGAGTTCCACCCCACATCTCAAGTGGGAGTTGGGAGTAGTGAGTGAAGGAGCGATTATTTAGGAGTGGTTATATAGGAGggagtgaaggagggagggattATTCCTGAAGTTGTGCTGCACTTCTGAGGCACTCCAAGAATCTAGGAAATCCAGCATGTCTGAGGGGAGGgtttccccttcccaccccctgTTCCAAGCCAGGAAAGAGGGGTGATACTTGTCCATCTTGTGCTTCATGTTGGAGGCATTGCAGATGCCTGAAAGCACAATAGTGAACGAAAGCCCTCCTCTTCCTAAACTTGGAACAGGTTGGTGAAAGGGAATTACCCTGACCTTGTGTTTCACTTCAAGCAACAATCAGTACCTCAAAAgtgcaacataatgtcttaaGCAAGCCTCTGATATTTTGGTTGGCTACTAATcccagccaaaatttgtgggACCCTCTGAAGAACAACTGAGAGTGTGCTCATAGTTCTGGGAGCCAGCCTCAAGGTGTCAGTCATGCACAAGATTGCAAAAAAGCATTCAGAACTTTGTTGGTACCACCATCAGATTTTGAGGAACCCAGACAACCTGAAAACCAAGAATCTGAAATTTCCAACTCTGCATGCTTGTTTCTGATGTGAGCTGTTGAGCTGTTGATCACCTCAGTTTGCTCTATTATTAGAGAAAGGTAAACTTATCTGCTTTGTAGGGGTGTCACAGACCAGTTTTTAATCCTGTTGTGGGTTGTTCTGATTTCTGTTGAACCTGTTAGTCCATATAGAGCCGATTTGGGTGAGACCCCAAAGAGACTAGTTTGGGTCTTTAATCCAAATCCTCAGATCTGTTGCCAATATGATTTGTCAATTCCTGTTCTATTATTCCATTACCTTTATCTTTATTACTATGGATTTTGAATTGCCAGCCCTGTTGATATCCTGTCAAATTCATAAACAGCAtaattcagataaatacagggGTGCTTGAATTGCAATGAATATGATTCCCAATTATCTGGCAACCTTCTCTAATTTTGCAGTATTTCCATTTAAGCCCCTGTGCTTAACCTAAACTAGAAGTTTCAAATAATATTTTCAAAGTATGTCAATACACGTTCCAAATTCCCATGATGTTTTCTGGATATCCTTTTGAAGCTAACTATCCCATTGTGTCTTTGAGCAAACTCTTGCTATATTTTCCTTTAAAACCTTTTGTGCCAAATGATATTGTTTAACCCAACCATATAATCTCTTCTGTAAAGGCCCAGTTAAATAGTGCATGTGTATTGTCTgctaattgtttttaaatatttctgaGTCTATACTGCAGTGCAACTTGCAGCAAATATGCATAACCAATTAGAATGTGCGTGTTTAACCTGGGACTTACATGCAATGAAGAGAAATATAGATAGCATCTGAAGTTGATCATGGAACTGAATCTTCAAATGGAAGTCTAggaggtcgttcacacaaaacccaggtagctttccctcctaccttgcacaatcacttctacccaggttttcctcctacgttgcttccacacaatcaaaaactgggagcacacacagctcccaaacctgggtagaacttgtctttttattgtgtgaatgacctctagttCTGTGAAAATACCATTTTCAATTCTAATCTGAAGTTTTTCAAATAACCTGTATTCAGTAGGTTTACACTGCTGGTGGTGAGCAGAATGCACCATCCAAGATTATGTCTAGTAGTCTT contains:
- the LURAP1 gene encoding leucine rich adaptor protein 1 produces the protein MEVPGGCPELALPPDLKDLESKVGQKPPDGLLRWLREDPAAHLLRSSPSRGLRHGLGEKIKALKLELAYLRTIDVKILQQLMAVNEGIETVKWLLEEKGMLTSHCSSLNSSQYSLVESQETSRRGSWNSLQDPNDKLDSISIGSYLDTLADDMDEYGQGSSVEPIMSSTPGRPLARAELDKSKTDSDRALPAKNVIKEQDKSKAYHERVPSLVKNPGSNEQNRAVTQSLPMANGLLGRQVPGLEQSVEAKFTPAATERSSKSSPTAKASRNNKVDVENCKLNSRRHLEYDAHWHWVQSQDDVTFL